From the Robertmurraya sp. FSL R5-0851 genome, the window GTAACATATCCATGAGAAAAAGAACGTATTCTGTAGCATTTAAAAATGAAGAGAGGTTTATTCATTTTCAATTTCCTACAGCTCCAAAAGGAAGAAGGAAGAAGTTAAAGGATTACTTAGACCGTTCGGGTGTGGTGCATGAATGGAAGTCAGTAGAAAAATGGATGGAGTCCTTTAATAGTCGTGGTTCCTCCTGGAAAGATAGAAGTCTAGATTTAACTTTCGTTGACAAGGCCGTTGAACGGATCGCATGTTTGCCTAAACGTTATACCGCTCAATCAGCCTCTAATAGTCACGTTTTAAGCGATGATAGAAAGTCGTTTAGGTTTTTATCTATAGACGAGATTAAACGCATTCTAGACATTCCAGAATCGTTTTCATTTACAGACAACATACAAAAGATAAGAAAGTATGAAATGTTGGGACAGTCTGTTTGTGGACGTGTAATTAAAGCCATCGCTAATCGCATAGCATATACATTTATGAAGGTAAAGACCGTTGCTACTGAAAAGGTGAAATCGATTCAAACCAGCTACAGTATTAATAACGGGGGACAACTCGAATTATTACTAACTTAATAAAAAGTAATTTTTAATAATTACTTGGAATTGCATCAAAATTATCTGGAATAGATTTTCACAATTATCCGGAATGATAGTTATATCATGGAAATTAGAGAAATTGAGTTAAGATTTTTTCCACTTAATTATGAAAAACAACTAATGATTAAAGGGTTAGGAGAACTCTATTCCTGCCAATTATGAAAAATTATTCTCTAAAATTTGTGTCATATCTAAATTCAATTCCGCTTTATTATGAAAGTTAAAAAGACCAAGGTAATATAGTTCATACTGTATACCATGGTCTTTTTTATTTGTTTATGTTATCTTTTTTTTATCTAAATTTGTCATAGATTTTAATATAATTTGTCATTTGAATTTATGTAAATTTGTCATTAATATGTACAAGAATGTTCAGTGCAATTAGGAAACGAACAACTGATTTCAATAAATTCCCCCTCGTTTGCTAGGAGAGTGCAAGGATAGTTATACAGCTTCAATAACTTCACAACCGTTTCATTTTTTGGTTTAACTTCACCTCTTTCATAATAACGAATTGAGTGGACTGACATACCAATAGCATCGGCAACTTGTTTTTGGGTAAGATTTTTTGCTAGTCTTGCTAGTCGTAGGCTATTACCTAGTGTAATGGTAATCATACTATTATTTCCTTCTTTACTTTTAAATGGGTATATTATGGGCAAATATTCCTATATGATATTTACTATAAATCATGGTTTAATAGATGTATATAATTTATTTGAATATCTCAAAAGGGAAAAACCCTAGACAATAGCCGTACA encodes:
- a CDS encoding helix-turn-helix transcriptional regulator; its protein translation is MITITLGNSLRLARLAKNLTQKQVADAIGMSVHSIRYYERGEVKPKNETVVKLLKLYNYPCTLLANEGEFIEISCSFPNCTEHSCTY